Proteins encoded by one window of Primulina huaijiensis isolate GDHJ02 chromosome 1, ASM1229523v2, whole genome shotgun sequence:
- the LOC140980803 gene encoding zinc finger CCCH domain-containing protein 37-like isoform X1 yields the protein MANQLYGYNPSSYGGATTSMYSSRSIADSYLPTDTSLRGSAFRFLSADSLSAAAAAISSSMLYNPDSYSTKIPGVSVTTSTSSYAPPGVDLGSTITSTDSLYAGLKRASSDSLYHQLGAHYTIGQTEAWYSADLLAKRSRFESTSNLPIYPQRPGEKDCAFYMQTRACKFGESCKFDHPIWVPERGIPDWKEVPLVLSESLPERPGELNCPYFLKTQRCKFGVRCKFNHPKEALQGAPGDTDVSVLPERPSEPPCAFYMKTGNCKFGVTCKFHHPKGLQIQSAGEEIGAGLQQKISGDGKSPIFTPALSHNSKGLPIRSDGEDCPFYLKTGSCKYGATCRYNHPERNAAYPLSTAIAPSLLTSSSAHFNIGAVASAASLLPAFDPRLTQTMLGFGASVYPQRPGQQECDYYMKTGICKFGDSCKFHHPIDRTAMKFTLAGLPRREGAIHCPYYMKTGACKFGATCKFDHPPPGEVMAAAGATEGAAVSGVEGVRNGEEF from the exons ATGGCGAATCAACTCTACGGCTACAACCCTAGCAGCTACGGCGGCGCCACCACCTCTATGTACAGCTCTAGATCCATCGCCGACTCCTACCTCCCCACTGACACTTCATTGCGCGGCAGTGCTTTCAGATTCTTAAGCGCCGACTCACTTTCCGCCGCCGCTGCCGCCATCTCTTCTTCAATGCTCTACAACCCGGACAGCTACTCCACTAAGATTCCTGGCGTATCCGTCACCACTTCGACGAGTTCGTATGCCCCTCCTGGCGTCGATCTGGGGTCTACTATTACGTCCACTGACTCACTTTACGCTGGATTGAAGCGCGCCTCCTCTGACT CACTCTATCATCAGTTGGGTGCCCATTACACGATTGGGCAGACCGAAGCTTGGTATTCAGCAGACCTTTTAGCCAAGCGCTCTAGATTTGAGAGCACAAGCAATTTGCCCATTTATCCCCAGAGGCCTGGAGAAAAGGACTGTGCATTTTACATGCAAACGAGAGCATGTAAGTTTGGAGAGAGCTGCAAGTTTGATCATCCTATTTGGGTTCCGGAAAGGGGGATCCCAGATTGGAAAGAG gTTCCACTTGTACTAAGTGAATCCCTTCCTGAAAGACCAGGAGAACTGAATTGTCCT TACTTTCTCAAGACTCAACGATGCAAGTTCGGTGTAAGATGCAAATTCAACCATCCGAAAGAAGCACTCCAG GGGGCTCCAGGGGATACTGATGTCTCTGTCTTACCAGAAAGGCCATCAGAACCTCCATGTGCT TTCTATATGAAGACTGGAAATTGTAAATTTGGTGTGACCTGCAAATTTCATCATCCCAAAGGTTTGCAAATACAATCAGCTGGAGAAGAAATTGGTGCTGGGTTGCAGCAAAAGATATCTGGAGACGGAAAATCCCCGATTTTCACACCAGCATTGTCACACAATTCCAAAGGCCTCCCAATAAGATCG GATGGAGAAGATTGCCCATTCTATCTAAAAACTGGCAG CTGCAAATATGGGGCCACTTGCCGCTACAATCATCCAGAGCGAAATG CGGCCTACCCACTTTCTACTGCCATAGCCCCTAGTCTTCTAACTTCTTCCTCAGCACATTTCAACATTGGTGCTGTTGCTTCGGCAGCATCCCTCCTGCCAGCTTTTGATCCAAGGCTGACTCAAACAATG CTTGGATTTGGAGCGTCTGTTTACCCTCAACGACCTGGACAACAGGAATGTGAT TACTACATGAAAACTGGGATATGCAAGTTTGGAGATAGCTGCAAGTTTCACCACCCTATTGATCGCACAGCAATGAAGTTCACTCTTGCTGGGCTACCGAGGAGAGAG GGTGCTATACATTGCCCATATTACATGAAGACTGGAGCGTGCAAATTCGGAGCAACATGCAAGTTTGACCACCCCCCTCCCGGAGAGGTGATGGCAGCTGCAGGAGCAACAGAAGGTGCCGCAGTTTCTGGTGTCGAAGGGGTACGGAATGGAGAAGAATTTTAA
- the LOC140980803 gene encoding zinc finger CCCH domain-containing protein 37-like isoform X2 yields the protein MANQLYGYNPSSYGGATTSMYSSRSIADSYLPTDTSLRGSAFRFLSADSLSAAAAAISSSMLYNPDSYSTKIPGVSVTTSTSSYAPPGVDLGSTITSTDSLYAGLKRASSDSLYHQLGAHYTIGQTEAWYSADLLAKRSRFESTSNLPIYPQRPGEKDCAFYMQTRACKFGESCKFDHPIWVPERGIPDWKEVPLVLSESLPERPGELNCPYFLKTQRCKFGVRCKFNHPKEALQGAPGDTDVSVLPERPSEPPCAFYMKTGNCKFGVTCKFHHPKGLQIQSAGEEIGAGLQQKISGDGKSPIFTPALSHNSKGLPIRSDGEDCPFYLKTGSCKYGATCRYNHPERNAAYPLSTAIAPSLLTSSSAHFNIGAVASAASLLPAFDPRLTQTMLGFGASVYPQRPGQQECDYYMKTGICKFGDSCKFHHPIDRTAMKFTLAGLPRREVFLVESPKFQARVLLLISNIFFF from the exons ATGGCGAATCAACTCTACGGCTACAACCCTAGCAGCTACGGCGGCGCCACCACCTCTATGTACAGCTCTAGATCCATCGCCGACTCCTACCTCCCCACTGACACTTCATTGCGCGGCAGTGCTTTCAGATTCTTAAGCGCCGACTCACTTTCCGCCGCCGCTGCCGCCATCTCTTCTTCAATGCTCTACAACCCGGACAGCTACTCCACTAAGATTCCTGGCGTATCCGTCACCACTTCGACGAGTTCGTATGCCCCTCCTGGCGTCGATCTGGGGTCTACTATTACGTCCACTGACTCACTTTACGCTGGATTGAAGCGCGCCTCCTCTGACT CACTCTATCATCAGTTGGGTGCCCATTACACGATTGGGCAGACCGAAGCTTGGTATTCAGCAGACCTTTTAGCCAAGCGCTCTAGATTTGAGAGCACAAGCAATTTGCCCATTTATCCCCAGAGGCCTGGAGAAAAGGACTGTGCATTTTACATGCAAACGAGAGCATGTAAGTTTGGAGAGAGCTGCAAGTTTGATCATCCTATTTGGGTTCCGGAAAGGGGGATCCCAGATTGGAAAGAG gTTCCACTTGTACTAAGTGAATCCCTTCCTGAAAGACCAGGAGAACTGAATTGTCCT TACTTTCTCAAGACTCAACGATGCAAGTTCGGTGTAAGATGCAAATTCAACCATCCGAAAGAAGCACTCCAG GGGGCTCCAGGGGATACTGATGTCTCTGTCTTACCAGAAAGGCCATCAGAACCTCCATGTGCT TTCTATATGAAGACTGGAAATTGTAAATTTGGTGTGACCTGCAAATTTCATCATCCCAAAGGTTTGCAAATACAATCAGCTGGAGAAGAAATTGGTGCTGGGTTGCAGCAAAAGATATCTGGAGACGGAAAATCCCCGATTTTCACACCAGCATTGTCACACAATTCCAAAGGCCTCCCAATAAGATCG GATGGAGAAGATTGCCCATTCTATCTAAAAACTGGCAG CTGCAAATATGGGGCCACTTGCCGCTACAATCATCCAGAGCGAAATG CGGCCTACCCACTTTCTACTGCCATAGCCCCTAGTCTTCTAACTTCTTCCTCAGCACATTTCAACATTGGTGCTGTTGCTTCGGCAGCATCCCTCCTGCCAGCTTTTGATCCAAGGCTGACTCAAACAATG CTTGGATTTGGAGCGTCTGTTTACCCTCAACGACCTGGACAACAGGAATGTGAT TACTACATGAAAACTGGGATATGCAAGTTTGGAGATAGCTGCAAGTTTCACCACCCTATTGATCGCACAGCAATGAAGTTCACTCTTGCTGGGCTACCGAGGAGAGAG GTATTTCTGGTTGAAAGTCCAAAGTTCCAGGCTCGTGTATTGCTTCTTATctctaacattttttttttttaa